A stretch of the Duncaniella dubosii genome encodes the following:
- a CDS encoding lipoprotein signal peptidase, producing MRSRATLVLVITILVVILDQASKIWIKTHFYLGEDVKIFSWFYLYFIENNGMAFGMELGSKLALTLFRIVAVGFLIWYVVKIYALRTIPRGYLVCLAFIIAGAAGNIFDCVFYGLIFDNPAPPQVASLFPAGGGYAPIFLGRVVDMLYFPLFSFIWPSWIPFVGGQQFLFFQPIFNLADAAISCGIIVLIIFYHSYILPPKALAELPER from the coding sequence ATGCGTAGCAGAGCTACACTCGTCCTCGTCATCACAATCCTCGTGGTGATTCTCGACCAAGCATCGAAGATCTGGATCAAGACCCATTTCTATCTCGGGGAAGATGTCAAAATCTTCTCATGGTTCTATCTGTATTTCATCGAAAACAACGGAATGGCCTTCGGAATGGAACTTGGAAGCAAACTGGCGCTGACTCTATTCAGGATCGTAGCCGTAGGATTCCTTATATGGTACGTAGTCAAAATCTACGCACTGCGCACAATCCCGCGCGGCTATCTCGTCTGCTTGGCATTCATCATCGCAGGCGCAGCGGGCAACATATTCGATTGCGTCTTCTACGGACTCATTTTCGATAATCCCGCGCCTCCGCAGGTGGCCTCTCTTTTTCCTGCCGGCGGAGGCTACGCCCCGATTTTCCTCGGACGTGTGGTCGACATGCTCTATTTTCCTCTTTTCAGTTTCATCTGGCCTTCATGGATACCATTTGTCGGCGGACAGCAATTCCTTTTCTTTCAGCCGATTTTCAACCTTGCCGATGCAGCCATTTCGTGTGGAATAATAGTTCTGATAATCTTCTATCACAGCTATATTCTTCCGCCAAAGGCTCTTGCGGAACTTCCTGAAAGATGA
- a CDS encoding DUF4296 domain-containing protein translates to MRRLFPVVASMMVLAACSKTPGYVISEGKMAEIMADLHTGEAVVDANSSTFRKDSVKQAFMQSICMRHGVTTQQLDTSLYWYGQNIQEYIKVYDKTISILESRIAEAEKAGGKSNDRPRSISLDGDSVNLWHGPASLRNSSNNPSEFLTFTFNTDKNWERGDRYTVSVTPINPRSAVFMTIVATYNDGTAEYVTLNEGSEGKKSLTLVLDSAKAAITVYGTIHYAPKPGEVSYLDSISVVRTRGRNDNAAARRGQQTTRMR, encoded by the coding sequence ATGCGCCGTCTTTTCCCTGTCGTAGCCTCGATGATGGTTCTTGCCGCCTGCAGCAAGACACCCGGCTATGTCATTTCAGAAGGCAAGATGGCTGAAATCATGGCCGACCTCCACACAGGCGAAGCCGTGGTGGATGCCAACAGCTCGACGTTTCGTAAGGACTCCGTAAAACAAGCTTTCATGCAGTCTATATGTATGCGCCACGGTGTCACCACTCAGCAGCTCGATACATCCCTCTATTGGTACGGTCAGAATATACAGGAGTATATAAAGGTATATGACAAGACCATATCCATACTCGAATCTCGCATAGCCGAAGCCGAAAAAGCCGGAGGAAAGAGCAACGACCGTCCGCGCAGCATCAGTCTCGACGGAGACTCCGTCAATCTATGGCACGGACCGGCCTCACTCCGCAACAGCTCCAACAATCCGTCGGAATTTCTCACTTTCACCTTCAACACTGACAAGAACTGGGAACGCGGCGACCGCTACACAGTCTCGGTGACACCCATCAATCCCCGTTCGGCTGTTTTCATGACCATTGTAGCAACCTACAACGACGGCACAGCCGAATATGTCACGCTCAATGAAGGATCTGAAGGCAAGAAGAGCCTCACGCTCGTGCTCGATTCCGCAAAGGCAGCCATAACGGTCTACGGCACGATACACTATGCGCCGAAACCGGGTGAAGTCTCATATCTCGACTCAATATCGGTCGTAAGGACTCGTGGACGCAATGATAACGCAGCAGCCCGCCGAGGTCAGCAGACAACAAGGATGCGATAA
- a CDS encoding TonB-dependent receptor, with translation MQGRSHRHISLLFFLSPLFALIGYSQVKIHGKITDAQGEPVEFATVRIAGTAIGTTSGLEGDYSLSCPASDTITIHFSCIGFREETRRLIDASGDVTLNMRLQLTTEMLQQVEVTELKKQTGSIATIDASELRKNPDASGGSVESLITTMAGVTGSNEMSSQYSVRGGSYDENSVYINGIEVYRPLLVSSGQQEGLSIINPDLVGAIGFSTGGFPAEYGDKMSSVLDITYRQPESFEGSLSASLMGASLSIGQGSKKFSQLHGIRYKRNSSLLSSMDTKGEYDPTFFDYQTSLNWQLSPKFKLSFLGNIALNNYKFTPQNRTTTFGTSMDAKQFTVYFDGHEKDRFDTYFGAVSLDYRASRSTNLGLVASAYLTDELVAYDISGEYWLDQAGDSNVGGELGVGRYHEHARNRLKASVLSLAFKGQTAINQRHTLTYGLSVQGENIMDRSREWELRDSAGFSLPSDGINLRMIYNLDSHHDLSSTRLAAFAQDAWKINTSAGFLTLNAGLRLSYWSFNKELLLSPRMTVGFIPEKYPSWALRFATGLYYQSPFYKEYRMPVSDKNGNQTINLNSDIKSQRSFHLIAGTDYTFRALNRPFKLSGEIYYKALSDLVPYEIDNLKIVYSGLNESSGYATGIDLKLFGQFVPGSDSWVSFSLMKTSETLHGVKVPRPTDRGYSLGLFFTDYFPKFPKLKFALRGIFMDGLPATAPRSTRDKGYFRMPPYKRVDIGLSYALLSPLKEGESRSGFARHLKSVWLGFDVFNLLDISNVASYYWVTDVNDIQYAVPNYLTRRQLNVRLTVDF, from the coding sequence ATGCAAGGCCGTAGCCACCGTCATATATCCCTTCTTTTCTTTCTGTCGCCTCTGTTTGCCTTAATTGGCTACTCACAGGTGAAAATCCACGGTAAAATAACCGATGCACAAGGCGAACCAGTCGAGTTTGCAACCGTGCGTATAGCCGGAACTGCCATAGGGACAACCTCAGGACTCGAAGGCGACTATTCGCTCTCATGTCCGGCATCTGACACAATCACCATCCATTTTTCGTGTATCGGCTTCCGGGAAGAGACCCGCAGGCTGATAGACGCATCAGGCGACGTGACACTCAACATGCGCCTGCAGCTCACCACCGAAATGCTACAGCAGGTCGAAGTCACTGAACTAAAAAAACAGACCGGCTCAATCGCGACAATCGATGCCTCCGAACTGCGTAAGAATCCGGATGCGTCTGGAGGAAGTGTCGAGTCGCTTATCACAACGATGGCAGGTGTAACAGGCTCAAATGAAATGTCGTCACAATATTCTGTCCGCGGCGGCTCTTATGATGAAAACTCCGTCTACATCAATGGTATAGAAGTCTATCGTCCGCTCCTCGTATCCTCAGGACAGCAGGAAGGGCTCAGTATCATCAACCCTGATCTTGTAGGAGCTATCGGATTCTCGACCGGCGGTTTTCCGGCCGAGTATGGCGACAAAATGTCGTCAGTCCTTGACATTACCTACCGTCAGCCTGAATCATTCGAAGGCTCACTGTCGGCAAGCCTCATGGGAGCGTCCCTCTCCATCGGTCAAGGCTCTAAAAAATTCTCTCAACTCCACGGCATACGCTACAAACGCAACTCATCACTCCTGAGTTCAATGGACACAAAGGGAGAATATGACCCAACATTTTTTGACTACCAGACCAGCCTCAACTGGCAACTCTCGCCGAAATTCAAGCTGTCGTTTCTCGGCAACATAGCCCTCAACAACTACAAATTCACACCTCAAAACCGCACAACGACTTTCGGCACATCAATGGATGCGAAGCAGTTTACCGTATATTTTGACGGACACGAAAAGGACCGCTTCGACACATACTTCGGTGCGGTTTCGCTCGACTACCGTGCAAGCCGCTCGACCAATCTCGGTCTTGTCGCCTCGGCCTATCTGACAGACGAACTCGTTGCCTACGATATTTCAGGCGAATACTGGCTTGATCAGGCGGGCGACTCAAACGTCGGCGGCGAACTTGGCGTAGGACGCTATCACGAACATGCCCGTAACCGACTAAAAGCATCCGTGCTATCTCTTGCATTCAAAGGTCAGACAGCCATAAACCAGCGCCACACACTCACATACGGACTTTCCGTACAAGGTGAAAACATAATGGACCGTTCACGCGAATGGGAACTGCGTGATTCAGCCGGCTTCTCGCTACCGTCCGACGGAATAAACCTGCGGATGATCTACAATCTCGATTCTCATCATGACCTTTCGTCAACACGCCTTGCCGCGTTCGCACAGGACGCATGGAAAATCAACACCTCGGCCGGATTCCTGACACTTAATGCCGGACTCCGCCTAAGCTACTGGAGTTTCAACAAGGAACTGCTTCTCAGTCCGCGCATGACCGTAGGTTTCATCCCTGAAAAATATCCATCGTGGGCATTGCGCTTTGCCACCGGCCTCTACTATCAAAGCCCCTTCTACAAAGAATACCGCATGCCCGTAAGCGATAAAAACGGCAACCAGACCATAAATCTCAACAGCGACATCAAATCGCAGCGCAGTTTTCACCTCATAGCGGGTACGGACTATACATTCCGTGCCCTCAACCGCCCGTTCAAACTGTCGGGCGAGATTTACTATAAGGCTCTTTCCGATCTCGTCCCTTACGAAATCGACAATCTGAAAATCGTCTATTCAGGGCTCAATGAAAGTTCGGGCTACGCGACAGGAATCGACCTGAAACTGTTCGGACAGTTCGTACCGGGAAGTGATTCGTGGGTCAGCTTCTCATTGATGAAAACCAGCGAGACCCTCCACGGAGTCAAAGTGCCGCGTCCGACTGACCGAGGCTACAGCCTTGGGCTTTTCTTTACGGATTACTTTCCGAAATTCCCCAAACTGAAATTCGCCCTCAGAGGCATATTCATGGACGGACTCCCAGCCACAGCCCCGCGATCGACACGCGACAAAGGCTATTTCCGCATGCCTCCCTACAAGCGAGTCGACATAGGGCTTTCCTACGCACTCCTATCACCTCTCAAAGAGGGCGAAAGCCGGAGCGGTTTTGCAAGACACCTAAAAAGTGTGTGGCTCGGTTTTGACGTGTTCAACCTCCTTGACATCTCAAACGTAGCTTCATATTACTGGGTGACAGATGTCAACGACATCCAGTATGCCGTACCCAACTACCTGACCCGTCGTCAGCTCAACGTCCGTCTGACAGTCGATTTCTAA
- a CDS encoding tetratricopeptide repeat-containing sensor histidine kinase has protein sequence MKIISPRLLSQVTLMLLLFMSLSTTASAQTQDIEERIEYINSYVNTNPDSALILCEKALAGKLGKYNEARTALLTISGNAYFTLGDNANAIRYFKRAVDTAIGGNDTIGCVNALSDLGVAYRVNQQPDSALICYNRALSLLANSDDPFLESNILISISILFGNQRRYGEAISFAEKGVAKAMMTDDIETQIYAVSTLGTVLFLDGQKNRGLAEQRKIIQVAERKGVPRYILKTYASIISMHHRLGNQDSVRYYIRRGEALMPKVPAASVESIGFMEQSFMLLTSMGRYKESLDIQKKILEMNDSRPFLPLNRLWQRIALNYKGLGDIENTADAYERSIAFTDSIYDTRLDEQMAEFNVKYQTAEKEIQISRLETAKARRDTILTIIAAILTIGAIAFYVWSRNRRRKIELQTVRAQLDGIEQERARLAHELHDGVCNDLLGLELMTAAKNYDHDEFTSMLKAVRKEVRSISHELLPPRFNGLSLSQLLYAYVRQSDGLMTLETSAGDTELSPLQSVNLYRIVQEWTGNLRTHNNPTSIEIKLYSDQNLTTLEITDNGTPFDPDCSQSRGLGIENIKHRIKALNGIWTVRHEGSTNVMTVKISTNQS, from the coding sequence ATGAAAATCATCAGCCCACGTTTACTTTCGCAAGTGACACTTATGCTCCTGCTCTTCATGTCGCTCTCTACAACAGCCTCAGCACAGACACAGGATATAGAAGAGCGTATAGAATACATTAATTCCTATGTCAACACCAATCCCGACAGCGCACTGATACTCTGCGAAAAAGCCCTTGCCGGAAAACTCGGCAAATACAACGAGGCTCGTACAGCACTCCTCACCATAAGCGGCAACGCATATTTCACCCTCGGCGACAATGCTAACGCCATCCGTTATTTCAAGCGGGCTGTCGATACGGCCATAGGTGGAAACGATACGATCGGCTGTGTCAACGCACTTTCGGATCTTGGTGTGGCCTATCGGGTCAACCAGCAACCTGATTCAGCACTCATCTGCTACAACCGCGCACTCTCTCTGCTCGCAAACAGCGACGACCCTTTTCTCGAATCAAACATTCTGATATCCATTTCAATCCTCTTCGGCAACCAGCGCCGTTATGGCGAAGCAATCTCGTTTGCTGAAAAAGGCGTGGCCAAAGCCATGATGACCGACGATATCGAAACCCAGATATATGCCGTCTCTACTCTGGGGACAGTACTGTTTCTCGACGGGCAGAAAAACCGCGGGCTCGCCGAACAGCGCAAAATCATACAGGTTGCCGAGCGCAAAGGAGTCCCGCGCTACATACTCAAGACATATGCGTCAATCATATCCATGCACCACAGGCTCGGCAACCAAGATTCGGTCAGATATTATATCAGACGCGGCGAGGCGCTGATGCCTAAAGTCCCGGCGGCCTCGGTCGAATCAATCGGATTCATGGAACAGAGTTTCATGCTCCTGACATCTATGGGAAGATACAAGGAGAGCCTTGACATACAGAAAAAGATTCTTGAGATGAACGATTCGAGGCCGTTCCTTCCGCTAAACCGCCTATGGCAACGCATAGCGCTCAACTACAAGGGACTCGGCGACATCGAAAACACGGCCGATGCCTATGAACGATCCATAGCCTTTACCGACAGCATCTACGACACACGTCTCGACGAGCAGATGGCAGAATTCAATGTCAAATATCAGACGGCCGAGAAAGAAATTCAGATTTCGCGTCTGGAAACAGCAAAAGCACGTCGCGACACCATTCTCACAATCATAGCCGCGATCCTGACGATAGGCGCAATCGCGTTCTACGTATGGTCGCGCAACCGCCGTCGCAAAATCGAACTCCAGACTGTCCGCGCACAGCTCGACGGCATCGAGCAGGAACGCGCACGGCTTGCCCACGAGCTGCACGACGGTGTATGCAACGACCTTCTCGGCCTTGAGCTGATGACAGCCGCAAAGAACTATGACCATGACGAGTTCACATCTATGCTCAAAGCTGTGCGCAAGGAAGTAAGATCGATTTCCCACGAACTGCTCCCGCCGCGCTTCAACGGACTGTCACTCTCACAGTTGCTCTATGCCTACGTCCGGCAGAGCGACGGGCTGATGACATTGGAGACATCAGCCGGAGACACCGAACTGTCACCGCTTCAGTCTGTCAATCTCTACCGTATCGTACAGGAATGGACAGGCAATCTACGGACACACAACAATCCGACATCCATCGAAATCAAACTCTACAGCGACCAAAACCTGACCACACTTGAAATCACCGACAATGGAACACCGTTTGACCCGGATTGCAGCCAAAGCAGAGGACTCGGAATTGAAAACATCAAACACCGAATAAAAGCACTGAACGGCATCTGGACAGTCCGACATGAGGGTTCAACCAATGTAATGACCGTAAAAATATCGACAAATCAAAGCTAA
- a CDS encoding response regulator transcription factor, whose protein sequence is MAKSDLKILLVDDHEIVLRGMRHLIEDILDSECRVDCAKTAAEALSATSAQHYDLCLLDIELPDSPGIELLHKIREKSPGIKVIVNTIHEELWVMKDYFDANVEGILFKDVLSSEIAQAIHVVTDGGTYFCNRANRLKLSLDRSDLPTPKELEVLHMLANGKKTDDIAAEMHLSTNTIETHRRHLLSKLNARNSAELVLKAVKQGLIQTTRK, encoded by the coding sequence ATGGCTAAATCTGATTTAAAAATCCTCCTTGTCGATGACCACGAAATAGTGCTTCGAGGCATGCGCCACCTCATTGAGGACATTCTGGATTCAGAATGCCGGGTCGATTGTGCGAAGACCGCGGCCGAAGCGCTGTCGGCCACCTCAGCGCAACACTATGATCTCTGCCTGCTCGACATCGAGCTTCCTGACTCGCCGGGCATAGAACTGCTGCATAAAATCAGGGAAAAATCACCCGGCATCAAGGTTATAGTCAACACAATCCATGAAGAATTGTGGGTTATGAAGGATTATTTTGATGCCAACGTCGAAGGCATACTATTCAAAGATGTCCTTTCATCTGAAATCGCACAGGCAATCCACGTCGTCACCGACGGTGGAACCTATTTCTGCAACCGTGCCAACCGTCTCAAGCTTTCTCTCGACAGGAGCGATTTACCCACTCCAAAGGAGCTTGAGGTACTCCACATGCTCGCCAACGGCAAAAAGACCGACGATATCGCTGCCGAAATGCACCTTAGCACCAATACTATCGAAACACACCGTCGCCACCTCCTAAGCAAGCTAAATGCAAGGAATTCAGCCGAACTGGTGCTGAAAGCAGTGAAACAGGGACTGATACAAACTACACGAAAATAA
- the trkA gene encoding Trk system potassium transporter TrkA — protein MKIIIAGDGETGTHLANTLSVENQDIVLMGTDREHLSELDAVSNFITFEGSPMSVTNLMQCGVDNADLFVAVTPDETVNLISCELAKDCGARKCAARVDNPEFDSDKVKRMFRDRGIDMTIFPEKLAAAEIAGFIDHNWVSEWSKFNKGELFVVGVRMESGGELCGKYLSEVPNTPRMFHVSAIKRGNEIIIPRGSDRLLEGDTIYFSVLPQNLDLLPALCGKKVTHVKRIMISGAGRVTEHLLELIESKYDITVIDPDKERCRIIASRFPKTVVINATANDVVTLKEEGIDGCNMFLALTGSSEKNIVSCMVAREHKVAKTLARIEELQYVPEAKSLSIDKIINKKLLNAGRILSLLLDANANTTQSFAFDNAEIACMTAPAGSKIVSRPIYQLSLPRELTIGGVIRNGEGMLVEGRTQILPGDNVVVFFVTGALGKVERLFR, from the coding sequence ATGAAAATCATAATTGCAGGCGATGGAGAGACAGGCACACACCTTGCCAATACCCTCTCGGTCGAAAATCAGGATATCGTATTGATGGGCACTGACAGAGAGCATCTTTCAGAGCTTGATGCAGTGAGTAACTTCATCACGTTCGAAGGCAGCCCGATGTCAGTAACAAATCTCATGCAATGCGGTGTTGACAACGCCGACCTGTTTGTGGCTGTCACACCCGATGAGACGGTCAACCTTATATCCTGCGAACTGGCAAAAGATTGTGGAGCACGGAAGTGCGCCGCGCGAGTCGACAATCCCGAATTCGACTCCGATAAAGTCAAAAGGATGTTCCGCGACAGAGGCATCGACATGACTATTTTCCCGGAGAAACTCGCAGCAGCCGAGATAGCGGGCTTTATCGACCATAACTGGGTGAGCGAATGGTCAAAGTTCAACAAGGGTGAGTTATTTGTGGTCGGTGTGCGCATGGAATCCGGCGGAGAGCTCTGCGGAAAATACCTGAGCGAGGTGCCAAACACACCTCGAATGTTTCACGTATCCGCAATCAAACGAGGCAATGAAATCATAATCCCGCGAGGAAGCGACAGACTCCTCGAAGGTGATACGATCTACTTTTCAGTACTGCCACAGAATCTCGACCTGCTCCCTGCGCTTTGCGGCAAAAAGGTCACGCATGTGAAGCGTATCATGATTTCAGGAGCCGGCCGAGTGACCGAACATCTTCTCGAACTCATCGAGTCGAAGTATGACATCACTGTGATTGACCCCGACAAGGAAAGATGCCGGATCATAGCTTCACGCTTCCCGAAGACAGTGGTGATAAACGCCACTGCCAACGATGTCGTCACGCTTAAGGAAGAAGGCATAGACGGCTGCAATATGTTTCTTGCACTTACAGGCAGTTCCGAGAAGAATATCGTTTCGTGTATGGTCGCACGCGAACACAAGGTAGCCAAGACCCTTGCAAGAATCGAAGAACTACAGTATGTCCCTGAAGCCAAAAGTCTTTCAATCGACAAGATAATCAACAAGAAACTCCTTAACGCCGGCAGGATTCTCAGTCTGCTCCTTGATGCCAATGCCAACACGACTCAAAGCTTTGCGTTTGACAATGCAGAGATCGCCTGCATGACAGCACCGGCGGGTTCTAAAATAGTATCACGCCCCATCTATCAGCTCTCACTCCCACGGGAACTTACCATAGGCGGAGTCATACGCAACGGAGAGGGGATGCTCGTCGAGGGGCGCACTCAAATTCTTCCGGGCGACAACGTGGTGGTGTTTTTCGTTACTGGTGCACTCGGCAAAGTGGAACGTCTGTTCAGATAA
- a CDS encoding TrkH family potassium uptake protein, with translation MKNTLKIKPIIRIMGRLVLIESLMLLIPLAVCLCYGESEWRGFAIAAAAAAAAGGIAELATRHVSTAIHAREGFIITALIWIVFGLFGLIPFMTGSHPIGFTDAMFETISGFTTTGASMITDVEQQSHGILFWRAFTQWIGGLGIILFMLAVLPELNKAVGISMFNAEATGITHSKLHPRIRQTALSLWGIYVILTVVSILLLWCGPMNFFDSVCQTFAAVATGGFTTRNAGLAYWDSDYVLVVLTVVMFIAGINFMLLYTTWKNGIRELLSNDVLKAFVAIVFISYLLLLLSSLLQGGNTGIDRLLVYPLFHIMSAITSTGFSITGAEDWGSFSLFLTIMLMLCGACTGSTSGGIKIDRLIVLHRNFRNEINKTVFPKRTYVVNLNGSSLQSSLVSRISAFVTLYILTVVISTAVITLFGYTFTDSLFMTCSCIGCNGLGYGATGAEGSFTMLPEAVKWLLILNMLVGRLELFTFLVFLLPSFWKR, from the coding sequence ATGAAAAATACGTTAAAAATCAAGCCTATCATCCGAATCATGGGCCGTCTGGTGCTGATTGAATCGCTCATGCTCCTTATTCCGCTGGCAGTCTGTCTGTGCTATGGAGAGAGCGAGTGGAGAGGCTTTGCAATCGCGGCTGCAGCCGCAGCCGCTGCAGGAGGAATTGCTGAACTTGCCACACGCCACGTGTCGACAGCCATCCATGCACGCGAAGGCTTCATCATCACCGCGCTAATCTGGATTGTGTTCGGTCTGTTCGGCCTTATTCCGTTCATGACCGGCTCACATCCGATTGGATTCACCGACGCGATGTTCGAGACTATTTCCGGCTTCACAACCACAGGTGCAAGCATGATCACTGATGTCGAACAACAGTCACACGGCATACTTTTCTGGCGTGCATTCACACAATGGATAGGCGGCCTCGGTATCATATTGTTCATGCTCGCGGTGCTGCCTGAGCTCAACAAGGCTGTAGGCATCTCGATGTTCAACGCAGAAGCCACCGGCATCACACACAGCAAACTCCATCCACGCATCCGCCAGACAGCGTTGTCGCTATGGGGCATCTACGTGATACTCACCGTAGTCTCCATACTCCTGCTGTGGTGCGGACCGATGAACTTCTTCGACAGCGTATGCCAGACATTCGCGGCCGTTGCAACAGGCGGCTTCACCACACGAAACGCCGGGCTGGCCTACTGGGACTCCGACTATGTGCTTGTGGTGCTTACCGTAGTGATGTTCATCGCAGGAATAAATTTCATGCTGCTATATACCACATGGAAGAACGGCATCCGTGAACTCCTCTCAAACGATGTTCTGAAAGCATTCGTCGCAATAGTGTTTATCTCCTATCTGCTACTCCTGCTTTCATCACTACTGCAAGGCGGTAACACCGGCATCGACCGGCTGCTTGTCTATCCGCTTTTCCACATAATGTCGGCCATCACTTCGACAGGCTTTTCAATCACCGGCGCAGAGGACTGGGGTTCATTTTCGCTGTTCCTGACAATCATGCTCATGCTGTGTGGTGCTTGCACAGGCTCTACGTCAGGCGGAATAAAAATCGACAGACTCATCGTGTTGCACCGTAACTTCCGCAATGAAATCAACAAAACAGTATTCCCGAAACGCACCTATGTTGTAAACCTCAACGGCAGCTCGCTTCAAAGCAGCCTTGTTTCCCGCATATCTGCCTTCGTGACCCTATACATACTTACGGTCGTGATTTCGACAGCCGTCATAACGCTTTTCGGCTACACATTCACCGATTCCCTTTTCATGACATGTTCCTGCATCGGATGCAACGGTCTGGGCTACGGAGCGACAGGAGCCGAGGGTTCGTTCACAATGCTCCCCGAAGCCGTCAAATGGCTGCTGATTCTCAATATGCTCGTCGGACGACTCGAACTTTTCACCTTCCTCGTCTTCCTTCTGCCGTCATTCTGGAAACGCTGA
- a CDS encoding Crp/Fnr family transcriptional regulator: protein MIKSTIDKILTEELTEIWALLSNEEKRQIIDNFTIHKYKKNKIVYAEGDEPEFLWALIEGKVKKFKDGVGGRVQILRLINPGQYFGYRAHFAGERYVSSAATLEESVLGTIPMTLVDEMITKNNRLAMFFIHELSHNLGNSDTKIVNLTQKHIRARLAEALLVLRDNYGYEEDDNMTLKIYMAREDLANLSNMTTSNAIRTLSNFGSEKIIVVDGRKIKILNEPLLRKISKFG, encoded by the coding sequence ATGATTAAAAGTACAATTGACAAAATCCTTACCGAAGAACTCACGGAAATCTGGGCGCTCCTCTCCAACGAGGAAAAGCGCCAGATTATTGATAATTTCACAATCCATAAATACAAGAAAAACAAGATTGTCTATGCCGAAGGCGACGAGCCTGAATTCCTATGGGCTCTGATTGAAGGCAAGGTAAAGAAATTCAAAGACGGAGTCGGTGGCCGTGTGCAGATTCTCCGCCTTATCAATCCGGGACAATATTTCGGTTACCGCGCACATTTTGCAGGCGAACGCTACGTGTCGAGTGCCGCGACTCTTGAAGAATCCGTACTCGGAACCATACCGATGACTCTGGTCGACGAGATGATTACAAAAAATAACCGTCTCGCCATGTTCTTCATCCATGAGCTTTCTCACAACCTCGGAAATTCCGATACAAAAATCGTCAATCTTACCCAGAAACATATCCGTGCCCGTCTCGCAGAGGCTCTGCTCGTACTTCGCGACAACTATGGTTATGAGGAAGACGACAACATGACGCTCAAAATCTACATGGCACGCGAAGACCTCGCAAATCTCTCCAACATGACCACTTCAAACGCCATACGCACACTATCAAACTTCGGCAGTGAAAAAATCATCGTCGTCGACGGACGAAAAATAAAAATCCTCAACGAACCGCTGCTGCGCAAAATTTCAAAATTCGGATAA